Genomic DNA from Suncus etruscus isolate mSunEtr1 chromosome 13, mSunEtr1.pri.cur, whole genome shotgun sequence:
gGAGGGATAAATCCAATTTATATCACCAATCATCCAATTTATATAAGAATTTTTTGGAAGTCATAAAGAGTCTTTATATTTCTCTGATAAATAGAACtcttttggggacacactgaAATACACTCCAATATGAAGCCCAAGCATTGAAAGGGGGCAAGGTCTGAGTTTTTCTATGGCTATTATTAAATCAGCACCCTGCAAGTAGTGATGACATATTCATATAAACATTGTAATTCTTCTGTAGAGCAGGCCATCAGAATCACATCCATATAGTGGATGAGAtgtgtttcattcatttcttttctttttttttgttaagaaaaATTTTGTGGTTTTATTGTATCATGAGGCATTGAAATATCTGAACAAATTAACATATGGGCGGTTAGGCAGCTGCTTCTCCTTCACTTCTTTGGGTTACTAGAGCAACTTGtcagtagattaaaaaaaaagacaaccttTTGCATTACTTAAGTCTTTCCAAGGCATGCGCTGGTACAATACACACTTCTGTCAGATGCAACTAGTCTAGCATCCAAACATCATGCACAATACCTTGGTGGCCGCAGTGCACTGCACTAGCTCCCACCATGGGTCTGTTCAGTTGTGTATGATATTTGGAGCATCTGGAGGAGTGTGAATAATATTGGAAATTGGAGGGAGGAGGAAACAGCGTGAGTGCCGGCTGGAAGGAGGTCAGCCGAAGTTGTGTAGGGCAAGCCTGAACATATCATTGGTACAAACCCAAGCATTGTTGATGTTCTTTAATAGGAACATCTGGTGGAACCCCATGATGGGATCTTCATCAGCCTTGAGCTGGTCCACCACCATACTGATGATGCAACTATCAGGCGTGGGCTGATGGTCCTGCGCTGTGATACTGTGCTGAATTTTCTGGAACGGAAGGCTAGACAGCTTCTCCACTATAGCAGCTTTCCCCTGGAATTGTTGTCCTTCCCACGTAAGGCATGACACGTTGATGTAAATTGTGCCTAGTTGAGTTCTGTCATTATCGAATAATTGGTAATAATGCTGAATGAAGCTGGATCCGATCTGCTCCCAAATTGTGTTGTCTCCCATTCTGGAGCATCACCCGGCTTGTGGAGACCTCATGCTGCTGATCCTGGTTCATTACTCAACATCAtctgtttcattcatttcttgcAAGATGGACATGACCACACCATCAAAATATTGATCTTTAAACTgaactttaataatttttcttaaattcttgattatttcttttaaaaccttTATCTTTTAGGTGTTTATAAGACCTCATTATTACCCCATTTTACCCAATAACATAAGAACACTATAACATGTAAATTCACGGTATTCATAAACTCCTTTTATACAAAACATTAGCTAAGTTAATCATCCACTTTGATCATACAGTTTCTTTCTTAGTACACATCCTCAATATTTTTTCACATTCTCAAACTCTGCACTCAcctactttcctttttcctttctttccttagtCCATACTCTCACCTTCTTCACATTTCTCTAAATTCACTCTGCAAATTTCCTTCAGTCCTACTTGCAACCAACTGGTTACTCTCTCTccgaattttcttccttttttcccagtATTAAATCCATATCTTATTCTTCTTGCATAACCACACATCctcctacataaataatatttgaaaagaagacttaatgaaaacatttaaccaaaattaaataaattttaaaagctatGGTCTTGTATTGTGCTTATAAGTAGTCCATGTTAAAATTTCTATATGCCAGTTTAACAAAATTCTTGGACCAGTACAaaacataaattcttttttgtttgttttttggttttttttttgggggggggggcggtcacacccggcagcactcaaggttacttctggctctacgctcagaaatcgctcctggcaggctcgggggaccatatgggatgctgggattcgatccaccatccttctgcattcaaggcaaaccccctacccctatgctatctttctggccagaaacataaattcttttaaaaagattttcaaTTTTGTAATCTAGAGAACTATAAATTTCAAAGTATGACCTTACCAcacattattaattaatttgCTCTTAATAACTTAGAACAGAATCCAAAatagtcctttttcttttttttataattatctttatttaaacaccgtgattacaaacatgattatagttgtatgattacagtcatgtaaagaacaccccccttcaccagtgcaacattcccaccaccaatttcccagatctctctcctccccagccccccacacctgtactcaacacaggctttctacttccctcattcattcacgttgttatgatagttttcagtgtagtcatctctccaactgcactcatcactctatgtgatgagcttcatgtcatgagctgcacccaccagccctcatctctcttgtctctgagatactgttaaaaatgtctttcatttttcttaaagcccatagatgagtgaaaccattctgcgtctttctctcttcctctgacttacttcactcagcataatagattccatgtccatcatgtataggaaaatttcatgacttcatctctcctgatggctgcataatattccattgtgtatatgttataGTCCTTTTTCTTAACTATTTTAGGCATATCATttagcagtttttaaaaattaacctcATAATCTCTTACTGCTTCTTTACTAATCACAGGTCCAAACGAGTTGACTACAAAACAACCCTGTTGATTTCTCTTTATCAATAAAAATCCAAATGCCAAATTTTATGACAGTgctcataatatattatattttaaataccaatTACCAAGTTACCTAGGCTTTACAAGATTAATTACACAACTTTAGCAAATGAGAAATAGGCACTGTTCAAGCAAGgataactattgtttttttaaaatccaaGCACTATAGTAACTTAAGTCGTAAAACCTCAGAGATATTGAATACAACTGATTTTACTCCAATTTTAAAAGGCCTGCATTTTACTCAGATACTtaaacttctatttcttttttttccaatttaaaaaaattgtcagaAATACTTTCATCTGATAGGACCAAATTGCCTTTTGTTATACTTACTAAAGACATTTTAAGCATTTTTACATTTTAGATCTTAAGACCACATACAATATCAAGCATTAACAAATTTAGCAATATTAGCTTAAAAACTAACCAtaacatttttcacacagtttgtgacctttaaaattaaaatgaattttaatagaAGTGTAAAAGACCTACATTTTAATACTGTTGTAgcctgttttaatttaaaatgacaaaagtttttctttactgaTAATCCCTGCTTTGAAATTCCTAAGAGGCGGGTGgtggtttttttctttatctgttttaAGGCATccaattttatttgagaaaatggCCACTGCTCCATTCAGACAAGTTCTTCCCAGTTGCCAGGATGCTAAAGGCATTTGAAGGACAGTGGCCTCTAGTATAGATGGTGGGCCTGGCTGCTGTAGACATGATGCGTCTCTGCAATTCTCGGGGTCATAGTCCTTTTACGAGAGGAAAACAGGTGCAcaagcggacgaatatgaaacatgaaataatgataccacacgcagtatatgtggggtcaacacatttctggcaggagtgtgaaaaatttaatcttcaggcaagggagtatataaagggaaaaagaggcagtcataacatgaaaggaatgcaatgtacatAGTTTCTTTCAAAGTCCAGCaactatcaatgtacattgtttgattttagaacaaatacacatgactttaggtggtttgtaaccttagaatagtgCGACCTCCAggaccctgcccgcagggtggactgaggatcgCGAAGTAATTCATGGGTCTCGAGCAAGATCCGACctaaaagggaggaaagaggctgggaaagaaatgagctcaagtcaagtttgctgatcaagagctgaatttattaaagcaagacaagcttatatagttctacagcataaggaagtagctttcagtacttttccatggtatctatagaaaagtaggggggtcgtgcaggatggactttccagttttacattatctttatggggcacaaacattctttcacaatggtagcttaacaggatgtgtgcAACTCGGGTGGTTTACTGGGACatctgacttgtttggttaacatttcttttaggtccagggggtaaatgccacagtggccGCCTGTCATGTACACGGGCCTTAggtttcaggcatcagagactccattttgctctctagctctaacagcctccaacagaATAGAATAGATTTCAGTTAGGagtcagaggataaaaggaaggctaatttcttacatatcaaagtagttcctggccctaggtgtcattactgatgtaaattaagggatagcaggaatcctggttttcttcctaataacaaatatccttaacctgagggaaatagtattctagctagcaggggtctcaaacttgtggcctacGGGCAGCAAagggccctctgtacaacattttgtggccctgccctagaggaatctttttttgttttgttttgttttgttttagttgtttgggtcacaccctaatgttcaaggcttactactgactttgcactcaaggatcaccctgactttgcctcctgcggcctccaggtaaattgagtttgagacccctgataggggctaagacccacttcctatgatgtggtaatagaaagagataaaacttatgaaaggggtacagaattatacctagtaaaatagcctaattctacactggccaaacctgtttgttagcaggtatacaaagtgacagggaaagtccctgaggcagtcattctgctgtggtgttcaaaggcaaggagagaagaccattgtcttgaagatgctatgttttgacttggacTAAGGAagcaaataggctgacagaaagagaggtagctggcttggactttgagttgcaaatatatttAGCCAGTGGGGAATTTAGCAGTCTTGGTGCTGAAATTTCTATAAGATTGCAGGATAACTGAGGCTGAATATCTGTAGTTTAGCAAGGgaggcaaagccaaataaataaaagtaaagagatatatgTCACAGCCAagacagaaatatagccagtaatccacgcaggggttatgattgacttccacCGACGGGCCTTCTGGCCGaattatttcttgggggaaaattaggcacttcaccaggaaagccaaaagacacatctggaGTATGCTTTCCCTTAGAGTGGAGACATCCATGCTACGGGCAGTGACACCTGGCCACCATTTTTAAGTGTTTTGGAGACATAAGTCTCCtttgaaatagaaagcctgtctagagtacaggccagtgtggggtgggaaggaaggacacttgggatttggtgataggaatgttgcactggtgaaggcttttatatatatataaaatattttaaaaaagaatagaaaagataaggcctcccaattcttaccacaggctgtgttctttacattgactgtatagaaagaggaggtacagtaaatgcatcccatatgcacctcaacccaggccctttgcctggtctgtattgtgaattgagggacaataaataaataaataaataaataaataaataaataaataaataaataaataaaggcttcCTGATCCTTCCTGAACTTAGATTTACAGTTGGCCTGCCAGTGAAACCAGTTTTGTGCCACAGGCCTGGAGTGGAGGGAGCTTTTCTGTTGCACCTTCCACCTTGTTGATTAGGGCACTTACAAAATTGTCAATATTATCTTGCAACCAATCCTCGTCCACCCAAATTTTgttctatttggtttttgggtcacacccgacagcgctcagggcttactcctggctctaggctcagaaattgctcctggaaggcttggggaccatatgggatgccaggattcgaaccactgtccttctgcatgcaaggcaaacgccctctctccatgctatatctccaccCCCATGTCCACCcactttttagaaatttttaaagtcagaaaaacttttttaatatatttatttaagcaccttgattacaaatatgattgtatttgggtttcagtcatgtaaagaacaccccccttcaccagtgtaactttttctttatttttagtagaaatttaaaaaagccaaatttttttattttcttcctagcTAGTCAGGTTACCTATTAGCCTAAAGACAACGATCTGCCTAGGGAAATTTTTTTGTCAGATAGCAAACAAGTTCTAAGGTTGCTTGGTTTTAAAAAgtacactttaaaaaataaaaataaattaaaagtacacttttttctcttttcagccaAATTTTTAACCTAAAATGTGGCAATAATCATAAACATTACAAAAAGTACAACACAATTTGAACAcacaatttaaacaaaattacaaatcaATGCAAAACATAAActaacaaaagagaaaacaaatttttCACAAACCTCATCCCTTAGGagtatggagaaaaaaaatccttgatgtAAATAATTAACAAATACATATTACTAGGAATGACTGGAATATAGATATACCCTGTGGGGGGTTCCTCTGATTTATTACTTTCTTATTAATCTTTTGAAATTTGCAACTTACACCACTTCTCAATCAAAAGCAGTAAGACAATAGCTtccaagacctttttttttttttttttttttttttgtggtttttgggtcacacccggcagtgctcaggggttattcctggctccaggctcagaaattgctcctggcaggcacgggaggaccatatatgggacgccgggattcgaaccgatgacctcctgcatgagaggcaaacgtcttacctccatgctatctctccggccccttccaaGACCTTTTGATTCCACTCTTTGGCTGAGGTGGTTGGTCACAAAGTCCAGACtttctccaggacaaatttagGTCCTGATGGCCATTGAGAGAAGTCAGAGTTTATGACCACCACCCTGCCGTTCCCTGCCGCCTCTAGCAGAGCTAGACTTGCAAATACAAGGACACACACAGGCTAACACAAAGCACAATTTATGCGAAACTCAAGCCAAATTCCAACACTAAGGGGGTTGGCATTCTCTCGAAAATTTCTCTCCATGTTCTGACCAAACAAGACAGAAAAACCACAGAATGACAGACATCAAGACAGGGGAAAGAAAAGCCACAACACAAATTCCTTTCTCACTTCTCCACACATACTCTGACAAATTCACACAAACAACTCAAGTGTCTGCTCATACACGCCACAATCGGGGTTAGTAGATAATCTACCCAAAGGGGTCCACATCCCCTTTGGGGTTCAGAGGGATGTCTCCCTCGACCTGTAGGTTCCAggatgacagaaagaaaaaaaaaaattactgaaagcCCAGCCGGGACTTATCAAGGCACTCACCTTATGCCTTCCAAACTCTTGCAGGTTCGAGGGACTCAAACCCCCAATCAACACTGCTGAACGGAAGACTCCAGCCCTCCTAAGGATCCTCTCAGGggagtacccccccccccccgctcctgGGAGTCTGTGTTACACCCTGATCTCTAGACACCCCTGGGGTCTTTTCTTTCAAAGACCCCCTGGGTATCCACGGGAGAACTCTACTTCTCCCCTGAGAGTCTTAATCTTTCAAAGACTCTCTCCTTGACCTAGACCCCATTTAGATAACTCTCTGAATAAACCTGTATCTGTGGGTTTTCAGGGTCTCTCATGAGGGGCTTCTGGCCATCCCGGATGAGCTCCCACTGTTAAGGGTCCATGAAAGCCCACCACCTCAAAGAAAGATGACGAATCTTCAAAGAATGCAAAAGCAAACAGGTTTATTGATTCCAGCTAGCTGGGGTGCTGGGACCAGCCATGCAAACGGAAACAGAAAGCCCCGGACAATCTAGgaaggtgtcttttataggtttaaggaattTAGGAGGAGGGTCAATAtggaaagtagggcttgtagaatGCACCAAACCCTCCCTAGACCAGGTTtaacacaatgtccaatcagatggtgaTCTTGTCCTTTTTCAGATAAGGTGAGAACCTTAGGAGGAGTGAGCAGAAGTTCATTCTTTTGTCCAAATATGTTGAGTTCTTCTTAGGAGGGCCATTGGCTAATGGTTATCAAGGGAGCAGGCCTTTGACATCTCAAGGCGAATCCATTGTTTGGCCCAAATATGTCGAGTTCCTCTTAGGAGGGGTGTTGGCTACTGGTTACTAGGGCAGTAGGCCATTGATGTCTCAAGGTGAGATTCCACATCGTGAGGAGAGACAAGGCGGGggtggagaaaggcttaacaggcatctatgTCTGATCACCTATCTGAGTTATTatctaatatctattttcataaattttcccttAACAATGGGCTGTGGACCTCATACACATGTGATGGCAAAGGAGCAAAGCTATTCCATGTGATTCACATCTTCTCAGTGAAAGCTGAGTCTGTGGTGAGGTTATGGGCACAGCACTGCATCTTTGTAAGGCTCATGCCATGTGTCCTGGGTCTCCTGTAAAATAATTTCCACACGTTGTGAGATCACACCACACACAAACCCCCAGGCAGATAAGTCTGAAGAAGTAGGGTAATGGCAAGGAATTCATAAACCAAGACAGTCAGGAAAAAATCGAGTCCGTGACTTTTTGCGTCATGGTTTCTCTCTAAGTACCCAAGCCAgaatcctctttctttattaaattaataccCATTCACCATGAGGAGGAaggtcaagagagagacaaaagtacctatccaggtgggcttttgcatatcaaaggagagatttatgggaaagaggaagatgagggaatGTCTTTGTTTGGGGTCAATAATGGGTGTCAACTTACAATTCCACACtttctgttcaaaacaaaacaaaaagaagtttagTAAGGTTACAAAAGTGTTGTTCTATTATTTCCCACCAGAGAACCTTAGATCAGAatttataaaagtggttgttattttgcataggcatagtaagcgTCAAGGGACAGATTGTGcatacatattctcaaaacaatcagctttttccatatctttgtcttatacatatcacaaaatatcTCAGAGATTTCTCTCAACATAAACAATATACCTTTCTGCAGGTAGACTtgatttgaaaattctttttttttttttggggggggggcacacccggcggtgctcaggggtgactcctggctgtctgctcagaaatagctcctggcagtcacggggaaccatatgggacaccgggattcgaaccaaccacctttggtcctggatcggctgcttgcaaggcaaacgccgctgtgctatctctccgggcccgatttgaAAAATTCTTAAGCATGCTAACACCAAGCACTGTAGTACAAGTCTATAATATCTGAGttcctttttataaattaaaatcacaagaacatttctgcagatatgtatacaaattgaaaataagttttctaaaatattatttttttctcttgattttatatatacatatatacatattatacatattatatatatacatattatatacatataaaaaaaacacttcacctgtacaacattcccatcaccaatatcccaagtgtccctcctctccactcccacactggcctgtactctagacaggctttctacttccttcattcagtcacattttgttatgatagttctcagtgtaattatttctgtgactgcacccaacaatctctgtgtgagtttcatgtcgggagctggacagTCCAGTCCTTTATAATGAGAACTATAGTAAGAGTCTATATTATCCAAGTTACTTTTCTatcaacttctgtggacaaagacattagaacatttttgcagaaaatttgaaaataagttgctacataatataTACAATCAAGCATCACAGCAACTGAGAAACAtacactaggatagctgagaaccattacaaaatctaacaacattatgcatttctctGGAACTGTTCAAACTAATATTGAACTACAAAAGTTGGAtagaaaattttctgtttgtaatGGGGCAGAGAACAAAACAGAAGCTATTAAAATCTATTCAGGTAAAACACACAGTTTAACGAGCAATGTAACGATTGGCACAAATAGGGTCAAGCGATTAACGTAGAtgaaagttgcaggaggttctaaaagcagcttctcctcagttgggcTTCTTCAGGTGAGTCTGgctcctccatcttctcctgtGGTATGCAGCTTAGGTCATCTGGGATAAAAAGGCCTTCAGTTCCTGGGCCAGAATTTGGGTGAGGATACCTGCTCATCACTGCCACTGGTCCCCCTCAAATgaggctttctctttggcttctatccCATCAGTGACTTCAATAAAGCAGGGTGGGGGGCAGAGGCCCTCATGCCATGCACCTTTGATAGAAGAAAGATGGTGGGCCTCAGCCTTTAAGACACTGCTCAGAGTTTTCAGCTCTCTCCcattcactgcctgcttctgtcctgcctgaTGGAGTCTCTACCATGTTCAGAACAGGAGCCATGTTTCAGTGAAGGGCACTGCAGACTCAGTCCAGTTCAAGGAGGCTGTAGTGGTGATGATTCACCAGAGGATCAAATAACTTACCATCGTTGGGGTCTTCTCGGGTCCTGGATTGATATTTGAGCACCAGTCGTAAAATAAATTCCACATATTGTGAGATCATTCCACACGCATATTTCTATTTACAGGTGGCCAGGTCTGAAAACACAGGGTAGTggtgaaaaattaataaactacgCCAGACTGGAAGGAATCATGGAGTCTGTGGCTTTTTGCATTTTGGTATCTCCTAGAACACCCAAGCCATaagcagggtagcagcaaagaattaataaaccaagccagtctggaaagaatcatggagtctaTCACTACTCTACGCATCCAAGCCAGAACtcctctttattaaaccaatacccattCGCCAGGAGAATGTACCTATCCAGAtggacttttacatgtcaaaggagagatttaagaggaaaaggaagatgggTGAGTGTCTTTGTTTGAGGTTCATAGCTAAGTATTAGCTTACAGTCCCCCATTATGAGATTGACTGAAAAGGATCGGCCTGAGCCTTCTGTAATCAGACTGATCTCCTATTCCAGGCCTTACATATTTGATGTCATGACATTTTCTGTAATTGCTCCACCACAGTCTACTCGAAGCCTTGAATGCCACTTCAAAGGTCACTGCAAGCCGGCCAGACCTCAGGCTCCCGTGGTGCTGGGGAGGAACAAAAGAACACCGACATGACTCTGTGTGAGGGTGCTAAATTCTGCTCCCTCTTGAGTCAGCCAGGCTTGACTGCCTTTCTAGGGACTTTCCTCCTCGTTTCCCAGATTCCTGTTGGCCAGGGCTCCGTGGGGAGGCTCTGATCCGCTGTAATTGCTCTGAATCTCCCTCTGCTTTGGGGTGCTTAGAGCTGACTCTCATTGGTACAGACTTGTCATTCCTGCTTTGGGTGACAGCCACGTGCACGTTTGGAGAATGGCTATCTGCCTCCCTTTTGAAGGTGGTTCTTTCTCCCTGGAATTATCCTTACTGTCCTGAACGTGCTGGCTCATCCCCCTGTGGTTCGCTTTCTCCTATGATTCACTCTCCCCTGTGGTTCACTGTCACCCCTGTGGTTCTATTTCCCCTGCCGTTCACAGTCTCCCATGGCTTACAGTCCCCCTGGTTCACTTTCCCCCATGATTCACTTAACCCCATAGTTTGCTCGAGGTCCTCTGTGGTTACATTCCCTCCATTGCTCACTCTCCCCATGGTTCATTTTCTCCCCGTGTGATTACATTCCCCCAAGATTCAGGCTCCCCCGGGGTTC
This window encodes:
- the LOC126025521 gene encoding nuclear transport factor 2-like, which codes for MGDNTIWEQIGSSFIQHYYQLFDNDRTQLGTIYINVSCLTWEGQQFQGKAAIVEKLSSLPFQKIQHSITAQDHQPTPDSCIISMVVDQLKADEDPIMGFHQMFLLKNINNAWVCTNDMFRLALHNFG